The stretch of DNA tggaggcttatgctctaaagatgatcgagacGATAGTTGGTATGTTAGGTATATGACTTGTGTGTGGCATAACTTTattagcaacaatggaattcataactcgattaaagagttaatgaaaTCCTCTCATTGGCCTTATATGGATTGATGAATATGGAACGTGACCACAGGTTGCTTGTTCTCATACAAACAATTTATCACTGTAATTAGTTAACAGtgataataataatcattaagaaaacacgatggtgacaatgagataaaataggattgtattcactgaatggatttaactcaaaggaatcaaggatatcatatgagggtaacacacacatggcaGGGTCATTGGATAAAACAAttggatgaattgttttcgtAAAAAGTAAATaatgagttttcaatcatgatgcttcttgtggactgactacatgattaagtaaattgtgaattatcagaaagatgtttctggacataattgcaactGCTTGAGACTAaatgtatatgtccgattggtccctccgctagcttaacaaaagctcgatcggattgcatttgaattagaagaaaattctacaactttggaaataatttaattgactcGATTTATTCAATatagaattaaattaggtggtcgtgtgAATTATTCAGTTAAAGAATTTGATTAacaatttttcttgaaaatttaatttggaaaatctcaatgatttttgagaaaattaattttaatcaagtaaaattaaattaatcaaattaattaaaataaatacgatatttttggaaattaatttttaagtcagacaattggcccaataggtaactgaacttgaaaattggactcaAGATcgaaaattaaacctaaaaaccAAAACTCGAGATCCAATCCCAAAAACTTGTTGAATCGCGCCCTGTGTATGAAAATGGGTCGATGGTCCAATCGGTGGCCGAATCGAACCGGCCGGGTAGTCATTAGCCTTGACTGAACTGGCAGCATTTGAACTGGTCAAGCCCATTCAGGCAAAGCGACAATGGTTTGAGGTGCCGAGGGAGTTGCGCCAACAATGGCACCGCCGAGCATGGCAGCTGCGACGGCGACAATCCAATGATCGATAGATGGTTAGTGGCAGTGGTTTTTCGGTGGTAGAGAGTGGAAAAATTAGAATCCTAGTGGGACTCTACCGGgtaacttgatttcaaattaactttttcaaagataatattgttttaataaatttaatatttaatttaatttaagatttatctatatataaaatgagatattaaatttaatttaatatttatctagatagtattttattaatttaatatttatcttgataatattttattaatttaatattaatgtgattaattCTAATCCTACTTGAACTCTCTTTAaattctccctatataaagagagcatgaATCATTATTCTCATAAGTTGAATTCAAGAAAAGTTGTAGAGAAAAAATTCTCTgaaaaaattatttcagaaaattataGAGATATTCTTATTTTTTACAACTTGATCCcagaagtttagagaaattataaaattttcctattggtaattttgtgaaaaattttctgattcgaaatGAGCTCACACTTGATAGATGTGAGCTTAAGGATAGCGGAAAAGACTACTTAGTCGAAGCATTCATTCTAAACGAATCATAAAGGTATGATTATGATTAAGTGTTTAGtactttagataacacaaccaagttattatttttggaaaacaatttaaaactccAGTTTTCCCATAAACCTATCTTCTGTTGCATTTTTTGAACCCAATTTTCAAACAAGAAGGTTCCTAAGCAAGACCTACAGTctccatcaaaatacaaaatataaaatatattaatggaTTTGAAtaggaattaaaataaaaagttagcttgagtattaaattgcaaaagaagTGACAAGCTacagtaaaaaaaaatctaactaaaCTAACAACCACACCAACTAAGCTCAGAAAAAAAATGACCTAAAcctaaatataaagaaaaaaactaaCAACTAAGCTAAAAAGATCAAAGAAAGTTGGCTCCTTTAAGCTAACAACCAAAAGGGTCTTTTAACAATTGAGAAATTCAACCCTGCATtgacaaatttacccttaaaatgtGTGTTTTGACTTGGGTTTGTGTTGGACAAAAGACTACCCCTACAGTAATTTTCTCTCTACCAGACAGCGGTGTCACGACATCCAAGCTTCAGTGTCACAACACCTTCGACAGTGGCACAATTGAGGCTCTAAGGGTTCTCGATGTCACGACATCCACTGACCGATGTCATGACATCCCTAGTGGTGACCATGATTTCTTCACTTCACAACTTTCAATGATATCGCGACCTCAAAAGCCCAATTTCGCAACGTTGGGATTAATGTTGCTACTTTGTCGATAGTCCGGTCTAGGTTGGTTTCTTGTTGATGTCCTGCACCCTTAAGGCAAAGGGACTCAGTGTCACGACATCCATAGCATCATTACCGCGACACCCACGTTGAATGTTGTTTGCCTCAAGATCAGGCCATTTTCGTCTCCGTACACCAACTCAAACACATCGTTAGGTTCCCCATGGCACCATTTTACTAATTTGGGCCTCAGAAGgagtaaaactaaaaaaattatttttaatgataaaaactaaaattcaaCAAAAGTATGTAAAAGAATCATAAATTGCTTGAGAGTAATGTCCCCGAGTGTTATGGAAAgcttaatttgacatatcaaattacgatAGATTAGTAAGCCAAAGTGGGCTTTAAATATGGTGAAGAAAATGGTGGTTAAAAGGCTATTCAAATGCATTGCTACCAAGAATGAGATAAAATGGTTGTTTCTCTATTGTGAGTATGCCCTAAGTGTAGTGAGTGAGCATAAGCATGACAAAGGGATTTTAACCTGTTATTCTATGTGTTAGAGGCAAGTTCCATTTTCCTGTCCATCCCTTCATTTGAATAGATCTCAACTATTATGGCATAGTCTCCAAATAGCTTGTGAGGTCTACTTGGTGGATAATTATGAGGTATTTGATCCTTTGCTACAAACAAAGGGAGATTGCCCATATGAGAGCCTTCCAAAACCTCTATAACCTTACACAATTATACCAGACCACACACCCTAGACTGTTGTGTTTCACAAAACATCAAAGGCTAACTGTagataatttgtttttttttttttggggaggGGGAAGACCAATAACTTAAGTTTGGACAAGAACAAGTACATCCTAGTATAGTTGAATTTTGGGAAGACTTTGGGTTCCTAACTGTGTAGAATATACCTCTAGATGACATATGTGCATTCAAACCCTCCTTAGATGGTTATAAAGGTTCCCTAAGATAGTTCGATCATTTATGAAAGGGGAATCTCATCGTTGTACCCCGTGACATCAACATTTGAAAGGTATAGAGGTTGTTGCACTCAGGTTTCTTTGAGGACTCAAATTTAAAGGAGTTTTGGGAGTTAATCAAACAAAAGGGTGAGTTAGTGGACTCTGCtggaaattttggaaaattttgtgacTATCAGGCaaataattagattttaattctGGTCTGGTTGGGTTGGAATTGACCGGTTCCTTAGTGAGGGATAGAATAATTAGCAACAGATGGCTAGAGGGATTATGGAGACTGTGCTAAATTaagatgtatgtatatatgtgtgaggGAGAAATGAATTTTCCtcaattattttataactttcttCTTCCTTATATTTTCTTCTTCAGTAATTTCAAATAAGAGAAAAACTTAGGAGAGCCCTACATGGAGTAGTGAACGTGTGAATTTAAGTTTGGAAGTAAAGAAATGAAACAGCTTGTAAGTTTTATTATCTTTCTATACTTGTGGATTCGGGGAAATGTGAGAAGAAGGATTTCTTACTAAGATTCTGTAAAATGGGTTTTGGGCTTTAAGGTTTGAATGACTTTTATTTAACCGATATATGGTTGTCGTGGTTAGCTGTCAAGACAATGGAGGCTCCGATATTTGGAAAAGCTAAGCTAATGAGGATAAAGGAGTTCAAGTGAGTTTCTGTGTTTTGGCCTTAGGTTTATCGTTGATAATGCATAGTTTGAACGATCTGTGTTTGAGCTTGTTTGAAACTATGTTATGTATGGAAATGGTAAATAAGTATGCTAAGTATGAATAATAACCATGTAAACGTGTACGCTGGTCACTAAATGTATATGAATTTAAAAAGTTCTTAATTGTGAACGGTATGATATAGTAATAAGTGTAATGACATGAGTATTATGCATGATTATATTGTATGAGGAGTACGGAGGAATTTACCATGATAGGTTAGATGAAGATAGGAATAAATGGTGTATTGGAGGAATGGGCGAATTGAAATAGGGATTTAATGGGGTTTGGGCATCATCGAGGAATGGTATCTACTAGCTCACTAGAGCGATACTATGACGATGGTCGGTCGACTCTATAGAGCGACACCCCGATGACCGTTATTGATTGACTCACTAGAGCGACACTGTGATGATGATTTATCAACTCTATGGAGTAACACTGGGACGGTAATTTATAGGTCCTACGGGATGACACCTCGAAAGAGGTTTATTGATTCCTCGGAATCGAAAGTCCACCAAGACAGTAAACATGAGATCATATTGTGTAAGACTATAGCTGAGCTATGGCAACATATAGAGTTCGCCAGAACTGTAAATATGGGACCATATTATGTAAAACCATAACTGGGCTATGGCAACAAAGGAAGTCCGCGAGGGAGGTGAACCAGAAAACTGATAGGGCTTAAAAAGGGAAACCACTATATGACTCAAGCGGTGAGTAGTGCAATTGAATAAATACGGTGCATCTGAGAACGCGGGTAAAAAGAATAGTAAGAGAATCTTCAAAACTAAGAAGAGAATAAAAGTTGTTAGAAGTGTCCAAAGTGCAAGTAAGCCTGATAATAAGGGAATCCACCAAATAGTGGCAGAAAAAATAATTGGTATTTATGGTCTTAACAAGCATAGGTAATAGAAGTGATACCCTCTTCGATGTATGGAGTATCCATCATTATTAGTTCGCCAGTGGTTGGCAGTTAATATAACATTAGGTACAATAAGTGAGTCAAAGAAGCAGATTCTAGCAAACAGTCTAAGTGATAAGTCCACCAGAGATCTACGAAAAAAAAGAATGTCAGGATAAGATCTTGTAGCGCGGGAAAGGTTGTAAGACCATCAATCAAGAAATTCCACGAAGCAATAATTTGAATGGAAGCTTATTGGAAACTTATTGGAAGAAATGAAAATCCATTAGAACTATTTAGCGAAGAGACGACCATGTGGGGATACCTAGGCAGCAGATAGTCCGCTAGGAACTATCCACTAATTAGGGTATCTTAAAAATTTTAGACTAAGGTGAACAAATTACTTCAAGGTTACATTGCGAAATCGAGTCTTCCACGGAATATAAAACAAGGGAGAGTTAACTCAGTCAACCAAGTTTCAAGTTTAAATCTACAAATGAGGATTTTAGAAAGAGACTTGATTCCAGAAAGGGATCAAGCATAGGATGAATTGAAAAGCACATTATCGTCGAAATAGTACGATTGAACATTATGGGGTTCAAAATGGATTAAAGGGATCCATAGCTATGGCAAAGTCTTGGTTAAAACACCAATAGGTGTTGCCAATCCATGATAGCAAACATGGGTATTCAAGGATAAGACATATAATGGAAGGTACAAGGAAAAAAACTGGGATAACATTAAACAAGGTCAAGAGTCGTAAGAGGCAAGGTTTGATAGAACTTAGTTATGGCTGGAGTTTATGTCCACCGATAGTTAGCTTAGAGGAAACAAGGCATCGATTACACCCACAAAGTTTACAATTTCTCCTAGTGAAAAACAGGGAGTTTACGATTGtgcacaaaatttcatttttctacATTTCAAGAAGTTTTATGTGTATATCAATGTACAGGACCTCACTAAGTCCTTCCGAACTTATAAGATCTATTGCTTGTATGTAGGGTAAATGAAGATTCGGGGATTGAGTGGAGGGACTAAGCCAAATGTCGTCAGATGCTAGTGTTGGGGGCGGTAACTGTTTCATGTATGTAGAGAGGCACCCTTAGAGGCCACACCTCGAGGACTATGTCAGAAACATTTGTATcaagttttaatttaaaatttgtaaataattgtTAGACTTAATAATATTTCAACTTTGAAAGAATTTATCATTTCTATGATAAGATTTTTTGTGGAACTCAAATTTCAGAATTTGAGAATTGTTTAAGtatctaattaaattaagtaTTTTGTTAATATACTTGGATTGATTTACTTGGACCTAGCGATTGGGTCAATTATAGGGCGTTACAGAGGTACGGGTTGTTTGGGATCAACTCGAATGGTTGTAAAAGCAACTGCTTAGGCTAAGGTTTTTGTACAAGGATGGGAGGTTCCCTTACAATCATGCTTGGCTCAGATTTTGTTAGGGTTGGTGCTTAAGCCCTAAATGTTCATTGTCTATTATGGTCTATATTCGGACCATAAATGAGGAGTACTCGAAGTTGTTGAACCTGTGTTGACTAAAGAAGCTTCAATGGGTGGGGAAGGGGGAAGGGAAAATGAAGGTGATGTCTAGAGGGTGGTTGAGATCCTCAATGAAAAGGAAGGAATGAGTAGTGGAGGGTCTAAGTCCTTTGAGCTTGCCAATTTTGAAGGCATTAACATTGTTGTTGCTGATGATACATGGCTTGCAAACTGTTTGTTGTACCTTCCCCTCACAACCCTTAGGTGAGGAAATGTCTAATGATAGTTCAATCCCTGTAATTGAACTCTCTTTAGATAAAGAGAAGACTTCTTTGGATGTCCCTCCGTTAGATGTGGCCATGAACTCATCTACCCTTCAAGAGTATCTTAAGCAACAAAATAAATGGGCAAACTTAGGTTGGAAGGGTCATCTAGAAAAAGTTAAGACATATTAGTTGCCCATTTTATCTTCCATAGTTATCTTCTTCAATAGTTTATTGTTTTGAACTATTGTTTTAAGTCTAATCATTTCCTTCATATTTGCAAAAACTTCAAATGCTATTCCTAAATAAATGAATGCTAGTTTCATGGACTTTGTCTTAAGGAGTGCCAATGAAGGCATTAGCCGAAAAAGGGTTGGAAATTCTAAGGGGCCTAAGCAAAAAAAGGTTCGGGCCAAAACTATTATCGTCTGTGCTCAGGGGGTTAAGGCTTGCCACTAAAGGGCTCTTCTCCCCTACCCCTGTTGTCCACTACTTGCCGTGACTTTGAAAGGTGGATCTACCGTTAACAAGACAGAGGGTGTGGCTGCAACTACTGCTGAGGTCACTACTAGAGAGGCCTTCAATGACTTTTTTCCAACAATGGTTGTTGAAGGCTGATTAGAGGAGCCTTAAGTGGCTAGAATAATCATAGAGCTAACACGTGAGAATAGTGCTAGAAAGCTACCACCGTGAGGTTTTTCTTGGGCGTTATGGTTGACAGCAGTGTTGATTATTAATATGAATAGCGTCGCCTTTGGTCTTGTTTGTATTATTGCAATAAAGAGTTGTGTTTTTCATTTGCGCAATAGCTGTAATGATAAAATTTCGTGGttgctttctttcttctttatgttGTAAAAAGAACTCATAACCAATTTGCTTTTCATATAGATCTTCGTATGAAATGATGGAATCCTTTGCTATGGAAGCGAAAATCTCCTGAATTCAAGCCCTAGGCCATTCAGAACAAATGCAAGGAAGTCTAACTTACAGGCAAACAAAGAACGAAGAGAAACAAGGAAAAACTAAGcataaaacacattaaaaaattaaaatccaatgcCTAGGGAGGCAGTGGCACTGCCCAACCATCCAACATTTGTAACCGCAACAACCAACTCTCATCCTGCAACAGGAGACTTCCATGGAGACGTTGTACAGCATCAGGCCCTCCTCTGCAAAAAGCCCATACCAGGACAGAAAGAAGCAAGCTAAAACAACTCAAGCAGGCCTCACGGCAAAAAGAAGAGGCtcaaatcatcccaaaatggaAGACCCGCTGCTACCACCACGGGATTTGTCTGGAGGAGCCATCAAAACCAGTAAACCACCCAAGGGAGTTATTGTTCCGAAAGGGAGGGAGTGGTTGGTCACCTgggaaaaattaaattataacttttacaatagtaaaaatgtaagttcaccattttaataatttatatctttatagtttttaaaggattaaaccaaatttttaagGGGGTAAACAAGAAAGGTGTAGGTTGGATTTGCAGGTTACAAGCCGCACAGCAAAATTGAATATAATGTGAAGTTGAAAAAGATATCAATTGTCTGCATTTCTTTCATTGAACTTCTTAcgttaaatacaaaaattaagtTGTCATCTAACAAGACTTTTGTAATCTAATATTTTCTTGCACAGGAAAACAGGCTACAAGTACACATTCACTCCAAGTTtacattttcactcaaatatgattttacaaaaaaaaaaaaaacaaacaaaacaaaacaaaagcaaaaaggCTTGGGTTTACACATGTTCCTAGTAGCAGAGGCAGCCATTGACTCAAGAAACACACATACACATTTATTACCTTTTTACATTTTACAAACATTaacttttttcataaacatagaAATTCAGTTACTCTTACATAAAACATGTTCCAAGCCCTTGAGAAAGACCTGATCTTATTTGAAGACGATGTAGTAGGTTTGTATGAAGGTGAGGATCAAAAAGGTAGCCACAGCAAATCCAGAAACAATAGCCCATGGCTTACCCAAATAGTTATGCTTATAAAAAGCATTCCATCTAGACCGCCATTGATGACAATATCCATTCACATTCTCACAAAGCCTCAAATAATGGAACTCTTTCACATAAGAATCATGATATAAGGCCTTAAAGAACTTGGTCGAGTCTTCAGGAATCAGCCAATTGTCGATAATTCCGGTACCACAAAGTATGTCCAAGTCCTTGGAAGTGTTAATGAGATTACTTAGAAGAATGACATAAGATGCGACTCCAGGACTACAATTTGGGTAACATTGTTCAAAACTAATCAGATTCCTGAAGATGGTTTCTGTGGTTTCTTGGATCAGCAAAGATGGCATTTCAAGGATTCCATTTCTAAACCTTATATCCAAGATGCTACTCGATGAAACTCTTCGAAACTCAATTCCGGCTTCTTTAATACTTGTGGCAGAAGGAAAGGGTTGCCACCCCAAGCAATGCTGGCTATCTTCACCACTGTATGGTAAAATCAATGACTTCCTTAATAAGTCTAGAATATGTTTGATTTCCTGGTTGGCAAAAAGGTGAGGTTCAATGGAATGTTCATCAGATGAGAAAATGTTACTAAAGAACTGAAGGGTAAGTCCAACAAGAGACTTGGCTTCATTTGGACTAGCAGTCAAGCTAAATATGCGTTCAAGCACTAGCCACGGTATTTGATTTTCTAGCAAAATCAAATCATGAAACAAGTACTGCAACATACATGACATGGTGAAAACAGGGTC from Gossypium hirsutum isolate 1008001.06 chromosome D04, Gossypium_hirsutum_v2.1, whole genome shotgun sequence encodes:
- the LOC107899709 gene encoding UPF0481 protein At3g47200; translated protein: MNITNIKALDGRSDHVVCMDCPSESVASSLENMMVRNNFLPSTCCIFKTPSILYRHKEEAYIPNAFSFGPFHHGKPNLTETEKIKSKYLQCLIARSHSPEARLKQCIDVIKEVEEEARACYAGTIGFSHDEFVKILVLDACFIVELFRKDANLVSKDDDDPVFTMSCMLQYLFHDLILLENQIPWLVLERIFSLTASPNEAKSLVGLTLQFFSNIFSSDEHSIEPHLFANQEIKHILDLLRKSLILPYSGEDSQHCLGWQPFPSATSIKEAGIEFRRVSSSSILDIRFRNGILEMPSLLIQETTETIFRNLISFEQCYPNCSPGVASYVILLSNLINTSKDLDILCGTGIIDNWLIPEDSTKFFKALYHDSYVKEFHYLRLCENVNGYCHQWRSRWNAFYKHNYLGKPWAIVSGFAVATFLILTFIQTYYIVFK